Proteins encoded in a region of the Acidimicrobiales bacterium genome:
- a CDS encoding ABC transporter ATP-binding protein, with protein MTVLRLTGLDAGYDGVAVVRGLDLTVEGGEVVALLGPNGAGKTTTLRTISGLLPIIGGEIDVLGGPTDSRHPYRVARRGVAHVAEDRSLFPGLTVKENLRLAPGLKRRDRRAAYDRAVDVFPALAPLLDRKAGLLSGGEQQMLAVARAIVTEPDLLLVDEMSLGLAPVIVEEMLPVVRRVADELGAAVVVVEQHIHLALELADRAVVMVNGQVVLDGDAAELRADPSRIEAGYLG; from the coding sequence ATGACGGTCCTGCGACTCACCGGTCTCGACGCCGGCTACGACGGGGTGGCCGTGGTCCGCGGCCTCGATCTGACGGTGGAGGGCGGCGAGGTCGTGGCCCTGCTCGGACCCAACGGCGCGGGCAAGACCACCACCCTTCGCACGATCTCCGGACTCCTACCGATCATCGGTGGCGAGATCGACGTGCTCGGTGGGCCGACCGACAGTCGTCACCCGTACCGTGTCGCTCGGCGAGGGGTGGCCCATGTCGCCGAGGACCGATCCCTTTTTCCGGGGCTCACGGTGAAGGAGAACCTGCGCCTCGCGCCCGGCCTGAAACGACGTGATCGCCGAGCCGCCTACGACCGTGCGGTCGACGTCTTCCCCGCCCTTGCCCCCCTGCTCGACCGCAAGGCCGGTCTCCTGTCGGGTGGCGAACAGCAGATGCTGGCGGTCGCCCGCGCGATTGTGACCGAACCCGACCTGCTGCTCGTCGACGAGATGAGTCTCGGGTTGGCGCCGGTCATCGTCGAGGAGATGCTGCCCGTCGTCCGCCGGGTCGCCGACGAGCTGGGAGCCGCCGTGGTCGTCGTCGAACAACACATCCATCTGGCGCTCGAACTCGCCGACCGTGCCGTCGTGATGGTCAACGGCCAGGTGGTACTCGACGGCGACGCGGCCGAGCTCCGAGCCGACCCCAGTCGCATCGAAGCCGGCTACCTCGGCTGA
- a CDS encoding ABC transporter ATP-binding protein translates to MSLLRTVSLSVSFGGLRALDDVDLTVDAGGITGLIGPNGAGKTTFIDAITGMVPTEGQVELDGRDISGLSANERARLGLVRTFQTLELFEDLTVEDNLAAAAHRAPWWQFVLDALVPRRTTPPEPAVEAALELLGVADDRHRLPADLSHGRRRLVGVARALAADPKVLLLDEPAAGLDSAESLALGDRLRAIAATGVTVILIDHDMGLVLDVCDHIHVLDFGMVIASGTPDEIRADPAVVSAYLGRAAQT, encoded by the coding sequence ATGTCACTGCTGCGCACCGTCTCGTTGTCCGTGTCGTTCGGCGGCCTCCGGGCGCTCGACGACGTCGATCTCACCGTCGACGCCGGCGGCATCACCGGGCTGATCGGTCCCAACGGCGCGGGCAAGACCACGTTCATCGATGCCATCACGGGAATGGTGCCCACCGAGGGACAGGTCGAGCTCGACGGCCGCGACATCAGTGGGCTCAGCGCCAACGAGCGAGCCCGCCTCGGCCTGGTTCGGACCTTCCAGACCCTCGAACTCTTCGAGGACCTCACGGTCGAGGACAATCTCGCCGCCGCCGCCCACCGGGCCCCGTGGTGGCAATTCGTCCTCGATGCGCTCGTGCCCCGCCGCACCACCCCACCGGAACCCGCCGTGGAAGCCGCCCTCGAGCTTCTGGGCGTCGCCGACGACCGCCATCGTCTGCCCGCCGATCTGAGCCATGGACGGCGCCGACTCGTCGGGGTCGCCCGCGCGCTCGCCGCCGACCCCAAGGTGCTCCTTCTCGACGAGCCGGCCGCCGGCCTCGACTCCGCCGAGAGCCTGGCCCTGGGCGACCGGCTGCGGGCCATCGCCGCCACCGGGGTCACGGTGATCCTCATCGATCACGACATGGGCCTCGTGCTCGACGTCTGCGACCACATCCACGTCCTCGACTTCGGCATGGTGATCGCGTCCGGCACCCCGGACGAGATCCGCGCCGACCCGGCCGTCGTGAGCGCCTACCTCGGCCGCGCGGCACAGACATGA
- a CDS encoding SDR family oxidoreductase, whose protein sequence is MTSDTTGALDPLAGFRLDGRVAVVTGASSGLGERFARVLSAAGARVVVAARRADRLDALVAALPDAHAVPIDLTAPGAGDDLVDAALAHYDRIDIVVNNAGVSSAVPALDFDVERFRREIEIDLVAPYGVARAAAKWAIDAAHPLSIINIGSVLGEVAGGRLRVPGYAAAKGGIHNLTRELASEWARKGVRVNAIAPGWFETEMNGEMFRDDRSSAYMVDGAPMGRAGVEGELDGVLLLLASDSSSFMTGTVIPVDGGWTAV, encoded by the coding sequence ATGACCTCCGACACGACCGGCGCACTCGACCCCCTGGCCGGGTTTCGGCTCGACGGGCGCGTCGCCGTCGTGACCGGCGCCAGCTCGGGGCTCGGCGAGCGCTTCGCCCGGGTGCTCTCGGCCGCCGGGGCACGGGTCGTGGTCGCCGCCCGCCGCGCCGACCGGCTCGATGCCCTCGTCGCCGCACTCCCCGATGCCCACGCGGTGCCCATCGACCTCACCGCGCCCGGAGCCGGCGACGACCTCGTCGACGCCGCGCTCGCGCACTACGACCGGATCGACATCGTGGTGAACAACGCCGGGGTGAGCTCCGCCGTACCGGCCCTGGACTTCGACGTCGAGAGGTTCCGCCGCGAGATCGAGATCGATCTCGTGGCGCCCTACGGCGTGGCTCGTGCTGCCGCGAAGTGGGCCATCGACGCCGCGCACCCGCTCAGCATCATCAACATCGGCTCGGTGCTCGGCGAGGTCGCCGGCGGGCGGCTGCGGGTCCCGGGCTACGCGGCGGCCAAGGGCGGGATCCACAACCTCACGAGAGAGCTGGCCTCGGAGTGGGCCCGCAAGGGCGTGCGGGTCAACGCCATCGCGCCGGGATGGTTCGAGACGGAGATGAACGGCGAGATGTTCCGCGACGACCGTTCCTCGGCCTACATGGTCGACGGCGCACCGATGGGCCGCGCCGGTGTCGAGGGAGAACTCGATGGCGTGCTGCTGCTGCTGGCATCCGACAGTTCCTCGTTCATGACCGGCACCGTCATCCCCGTCGACGGAGGATGGACGGCGGTGTGA